A stretch of the Desulfobacterales bacterium genome encodes the following:
- a CDS encoding MFS transporter, producing MKHRQIGILSAGHLVTDINQGALPALLPFFIVAYDLSYAAAAGIVFAANMTSSIVQPLFGHAADRFSKPWLLSAGLLAAGMGLALSGIFKSYHWIMFLAIVSGIGIAAYHPEAARLVNFAAGSKKGTAMSFFGVGGTIGFAIGPVLITAALIQWGLKGTLVLIVPVSIMALIMTCQYSTFESLEEDRNRDRRAPDADDFKDNWGAFSRLTVAIIGRSIIFYGLNTFIPIYWINGLNQSKAAGAMALSIFAGSGILGNLLGGSLADRLGQKNVMLLGYLGLTIFLPILIFVENVQLATLLLIPIGLMLYGTYSPSIILGQNYLPNRVGLSSGITLGVAVAIGGGAAPIIGKIADLYGIWFSLTSIAFLPILFCAIVLSLPNPQRAQ from the coding sequence ATGAAACACCGACAAATTGGGATATTATCCGCTGGACATCTCGTGACCGATATAAATCAGGGAGCTCTACCTGCCTTGTTGCCTTTTTTTATTGTCGCCTATGATCTTTCCTATGCAGCTGCAGCCGGGATCGTTTTCGCCGCAAACATGACATCAAGTATTGTCCAGCCGCTGTTTGGGCACGCAGCGGATCGATTTTCGAAGCCTTGGTTATTATCGGCAGGCCTATTGGCGGCCGGAATGGGTCTTGCCCTATCAGGGATATTTAAAAGTTATCATTGGATAATGTTTTTAGCTATCGTTAGTGGGATAGGCATTGCAGCATACCACCCAGAGGCGGCACGACTGGTCAATTTTGCAGCCGGATCCAAGAAGGGAACCGCAATGAGTTTTTTTGGTGTTGGCGGCACAATCGGTTTTGCCATCGGGCCTGTTTTAATTACGGCTGCTCTAATTCAATGGGGATTAAAAGGAACGCTTGTCCTTATCGTGCCCGTGTCCATTATGGCTTTAATTATGACCTGTCAGTATTCGACGTTTGAATCTCTGGAGGAAGATCGAAATCGGGACCGGCGTGCTCCGGACGCAGATGATTTTAAAGATAACTGGGGTGCATTTTCACGGTTAACCGTTGCTATCATCGGTCGTTCGATAATTTTTTATGGATTAAATACCTTTATTCCGATCTATTGGATTAACGGATTGAATCAATCCAAAGCAGCTGGAGCCATGGCACTGTCGATTTTTGCAGGCTCGGGAATACTTGGTAATTTGTTAGGAGGAAGTTTGGCCGACCGATTAGGGCAAAAAAACGTCATGCTGCTCGGTTATTTGGGCCTAACAATATTTCTACCCATATTAATCTTCGTGGAGAATGTACAGTTGGCAACGCTATTATTGATCCCGATAGGGTTGATGCTCTACGGGACCTATAGCCCATCAATTATTTTAGGGCAAAATTATCTCCCGAATCGTGTTGGACTTTCATCGGGTATTACCCTTGGGGTTGCAGTTGCTATTGGGGGTGGAGCCGCACCGATTATAGGAAAAATAGCCGATCTTTATGGAATTTGGTTCTCACTGACTTCGATCGCTTTTTTGCCAATACTTTTCTGTGCAATCGTATTGAGTTTACCTAATCCTCAAAGAGCGCAATAG
- a CDS encoding helix-turn-helix transcriptional regulator, whose amino-acid sequence MKTKYAAKRTKSASPDPVEDIVSVPRPIVAMAKEFPPGYLIPYHQHARAQLLYASSGVMTVKTVSGIWVVPPLRAVWIPAHTHHQINVSNQLSMRTLYIDPTFFSGPSEKCCVIAVTPLLKELILHAISVPRLYPLKGPEERLLTVILDQIRSMRIAPLELPIPEDVRLKKIYKRLSNSPADNRRLEDWGKMVGATGRTLARHFRLETGMTFGQWRQQIRILEALKRLGMKESVTTVAIELGYDSPSAFISMFKKALGKTPGQYFAE is encoded by the coding sequence ATGAAGACAAAATATGCCGCAAAAAGGACAAAATCCGCATCTCCAGACCCTGTAGAGGATATTGTCAGTGTTCCCCGGCCCATCGTTGCAATGGCCAAAGAGTTTCCACCTGGGTATTTGATCCCCTACCACCAGCATGCCCGAGCACAATTGTTGTACGCATCATCAGGGGTGATGACTGTGAAAACCGTCAGCGGCATTTGGGTTGTGCCACCTCTTCGCGCTGTGTGGATACCGGCGCACACTCATCATCAAATAAATGTATCAAATCAATTGTCCATGCGTACGCTATACATTGATCCGACCTTTTTTTCGGGTCCATCTGAAAAGTGCTGCGTTATCGCTGTAACTCCTTTGCTAAAAGAACTCATACTCCACGCTATATCCGTGCCGCGTCTTTATCCATTAAAGGGCCCTGAAGAAAGGTTGCTGACGGTGATTTTGGATCAAATCCGAAGTATGAGAATTGCCCCGTTGGAACTTCCAATCCCAGAAGATGTCAGGTTAAAGAAGATATACAAACGCCTTTCCAATAGCCCCGCGGACAATCGAAGGTTGGAAGATTGGGGAAAAATGGTCGGTGCAACCGGGCGGACATTAGCCCGACACTTTCGCTTAGAAACTGGGATGACTTTTGGTCAATGGCGGCAGCAGATTAGGATCCTGGAAGCGCTGAAACGTTTGGGCATGAAAGAATCGGTCACAACGGTAGCAATAGAACTTGGATATGATAGCCCGAGTGCTTTTATTTCTATGTTTAAGAAAGCGCTTGGCAAAACACCAGGACAGTATTTTGCTGAATGA
- a CDS encoding DUF1295 domain-containing protein: MFTSVDKMLPLLKPYKINGDLVRNILILSCMSIYFLRLLFTLFVFFQRKMYWGEAFVIANIMPWIFPFIAYESGNYTGSIGWIEMVGILLFFTGSFLNTASEYFRFSWKQKKENAGHLYTGGLFKYARHINYFGDIVLFAGLATVARQIQLLIVPIAMALFFMAILIPLKENYLKDKYGNEYTCYTANTKMLIPFIF, translated from the coding sequence ATGTTCACCAGTGTCGACAAAATGTTGCCTTTATTAAAGCCTTACAAAATAAACGGAGATCTTGTAAGGAACATCCTCATCCTATCTTGTATGAGCATCTATTTCCTACGCTTGTTATTCACCTTATTTGTCTTCTTTCAGCGCAAAATGTATTGGGGCGAGGCATTTGTCATTGCGAACATCATGCCATGGATATTTCCTTTTATTGCGTATGAAAGCGGAAATTATACTGGCTCAATAGGATGGATAGAAATGGTCGGCATTTTGCTGTTTTTTACAGGGTCATTTTTAAATACAGCTTCTGAATATTTTCGCTTTTCGTGGAAACAAAAGAAAGAAAACGCCGGCCATTTATACACGGGCGGGTTATTCAAATACGCTCGTCACATTAACTATTTCGGAGATATCGTACTTTTCGCTGGGCTAGCAACAGTCGCCCGTCAGATTCAACTTCTAATTGTACCCATTGCAATGGCATTATTCTTTATGGCTATTCTAATCCCCTTGAAGGAAAATTATCTCAAGGATAAATATGGTAATGAATACACATGCTATACCGCCAATACAAAAATGCTTATTCCTTTTATTTTTTAG
- a CDS encoding SpoIIE family protein phosphatase — protein MKKAKLFQLKNEMLVANCIANFIGVFLAIALIRIAEPFPKELFDNPIIYWTDALFDPFVFTFVIVMTLLYEKPIRHYLNALSRRTSIPQDLKLKARQRLLNEPFVLIALDFGIWVLWAIVWSTIHWAYDSGTQLVQRSLYNGLGIGLITVTVAFFLLEHLLQKRLAPYFFPDGGLSAIPKTLRIRIRTRLVALLFACNLIPLISIILILNRFLGSQHEPALALANLQPAININALIFIGVGICLTILVSRNLSIPFRDIIHTLRRIKNGRFDKRVKVFSNDEIGYTGDAINEMTKGLIERERMQQSLNLAREVQQNLLPKSNLKVNGFDIAGKSVYCDETGGDYYDFISIEDADKQKIGVAIGDVSGHGIPSALLMATVRSSLRQRASLPGSTARIISDVNRQLVKDVEDSGQFMTMFFLALDTASRQLEWVRAGHDPGFVYDPGSDSFSELGGSGIALGVDADWIYEDYKKTDFSNGQIIFLSTDGIWEARNKKGEMLGKEPILNAIRQNSSSDAGQIVDAIFAILYKFIGDAKIEDDITSVVLKI, from the coding sequence ATGAAAAAAGCAAAACTTTTCCAACTCAAAAACGAAATGCTCGTTGCTAACTGTATTGCCAACTTCATCGGTGTTTTTTTGGCAATCGCTTTGATACGTATAGCTGAGCCGTTTCCCAAAGAGTTATTTGACAATCCTATCATCTATTGGACTGATGCGCTTTTTGATCCATTTGTATTTACTTTCGTTATTGTGATGACATTGCTATATGAAAAACCTATCCGCCATTACCTAAATGCCCTGTCCAGGCGCACATCCATACCTCAAGATCTTAAATTAAAAGCTCGGCAGCGGTTGCTAAACGAGCCATTTGTTTTAATCGCACTGGATTTTGGTATCTGGGTCCTGTGGGCAATTGTTTGGTCTACGATTCATTGGGCTTATGATTCTGGAACACAGCTGGTTCAACGCAGCTTGTATAATGGTCTGGGTATTGGCTTGATCACTGTCACCGTCGCTTTTTTTCTGCTCGAGCACTTGTTGCAAAAGCGGCTGGCGCCGTATTTCTTTCCAGACGGCGGTCTTTCTGCCATTCCGAAAACGCTGCGAATTAGAATCCGAACCCGCCTGGTAGCCCTACTTTTTGCATGTAATCTGATTCCCCTGATCAGCATAATCTTGATTCTGAACAGATTCTTGGGAAGTCAACACGAACCTGCCCTCGCGCTAGCAAATTTACAACCGGCGATCAATATCAATGCATTGATTTTTATCGGGGTCGGCATTTGTTTGACTATCTTGGTAAGTCGCAACCTGAGCATCCCTTTCCGGGACATTATTCACACTCTTCGTAGGATAAAAAACGGTCGCTTTGACAAACGAGTTAAGGTTTTTTCCAATGATGAAATTGGGTATACAGGTGATGCAATCAATGAAATGACCAAAGGCCTCATTGAACGGGAAAGAATGCAGCAATCTCTTAATTTGGCCAGGGAAGTTCAACAGAATCTTCTTCCAAAAAGTAATCTGAAAGTTAATGGATTCGATATAGCAGGCAAAAGCGTCTACTGTGATGAAACCGGTGGTGATTATTATGATTTTATATCTATTGAGGATGCTGATAAGCAGAAAATTGGGGTGGCAATTGGCGATGTTTCGGGACATGGTATTCCCTCGGCTTTACTCATGGCCACTGTTCGTTCTTCTTTGCGGCAGCGGGCATCTTTACCGGGCAGCACTGCCAGGATCATTTCTGATGTGAACCGTCAACTGGTTAAAGATGTTGAAGATTCCGGACAATTTATGACAATGTTTTTTTTGGCTCTTGACACTGCATCAAGGCAACTCGAATGGGTACGAGCAGGACATGATCCCGGCTTTGTTTATGATCCTGGTTCAGATTCATTCAGTGAGCTTGGTGGATCGGGAATAGCACTTGGTGTGGATGCCGATTGGATCTATGAGGATTATAAAAAAACTGATTTTTCAAATGGTCAAATCATTTTTCTTAGTACAGACGGAATTTGGGAGGCACGAAACAAAAAGGGAGAAATGTTAGGTAAAGAGCCAATCCTAAATGCAATTCGACAAAACTCCTCTTCAGACGCAGGGCAAATTGTTGATGCAATTTTTGCCATCTTGTATAAATTTATAGGTGATGCGAAAATAGAAGATGATATAACATCGGTGGTCTTAAAAATATAA
- a CDS encoding aldo/keto reductase, whose translation MKHENENTVNLNTGLKRREFMAMLAGCTAGLMVPGIFHSAGTIAAATASSDRLGKLLPLRKLGSSGPVVTNLGVGGAHVGSASEKDAQAIIEKALEEGVRFFDNAPFYSGGKAEERYGKFLTPKFRDVSFIMTKTLATNRKSALNDLDNSLSRMKTDYVDLWQVHALGSPRDVAERVQNGVLDAFLEARKKGKVRNIGFTGHESYKAHLKMLEELKKRGVKMVSSQMPVNPADPHYESFVTHVVPKCVKAGIGVLAMKTLADGRFFGGNKGWRRTNVSVKPIIPAILSVEDVFGFVWSLPVTTLVSGMESVQQVSQNAALARKTWNWNQAERQKRIDAVAPIAGPDLEFYKSLI comes from the coding sequence ATGAAACATGAGAATGAAAACACCGTCAACCTGAACACGGGACTCAAACGCCGAGAGTTCATGGCTATGCTGGCGGGCTGCACCGCCGGGCTGATGGTGCCCGGCATTTTCCACAGCGCTGGAACGATTGCGGCGGCCACCGCCTCCTCTGACCGGCTGGGCAAACTCCTGCCCCTGCGCAAGCTGGGGTCTTCCGGTCCGGTCGTGACCAACCTGGGCGTGGGCGGAGCTCATGTGGGGAGTGCCTCGGAAAAGGACGCACAAGCCATCATCGAAAAAGCCTTGGAAGAGGGGGTGCGCTTCTTCGACAACGCCCCTTTCTACAGCGGTGGAAAAGCAGAGGAACGCTATGGAAAATTCCTCACTCCCAAATTCAGGGACGTTTCCTTCATCATGACCAAAACCTTGGCCACAAACAGGAAGAGTGCCCTGAATGACCTCGACAATTCCCTATCCCGCATGAAGACCGACTACGTGGACCTATGGCAGGTGCATGCCCTTGGAAGCCCGAGGGATGTGGCAGAGCGCGTCCAAAACGGTGTGCTCGACGCCTTTCTTGAGGCCCGGAAAAAAGGCAAGGTCAGGAACATCGGCTTCACCGGCCATGAGTCCTACAAAGCGCACCTCAAGATGCTGGAGGAGCTTAAAAAACGGGGTGTGAAGATGGTCTCCTCGCAGATGCCGGTTAACCCCGCCGACCCCCACTACGAGAGCTTCGTCACTCATGTGGTGCCCAAGTGCGTGAAGGCGGGCATTGGCGTGCTGGCCATGAAAACGCTGGCCGACGGTCGTTTCTTCGGTGGGAACAAGGGTTGGCGTCGCACGAATGTCTCGGTCAAGCCGATAATACCGGCGATTCTTTCCGTGGAGGATGTCTTCGGCTTCGTGTGGTCTCTTCCCGTCACCACCCTTGTCAGTGGTATGGAAAGCGTCCAACAGGTTTCCCAAAATGCTGCCCTTGCGCGCAAAACATGGAACTGGAACCAGGCCGAACGCCAGAAGCGCATCGACGCGGTGGCCCCCATCGCCGGACCGGATCTCGAGTTCTATAAGAGCTTAATTTAG
- a CDS encoding DUF4437 domain-containing protein, whose translation MFLSIAFASIVTAFTSMQAASDSTAPKPAAKPTFEVVLTSDVKWTPLNPLRGDKSPKAGTLWGDPDRKFPVATGFLVQFADGFSSPPHIHNITYRGVVISGLVHNDDPNAAKMWMPTGSFWTQPAGEVHITAAKGPTNVAYIEIDKGPYLVLPPKEAFDRRERPINVDASNIVWVDPPGAPASAKGPKVAFLWGKPQDGQLNGTLVKLPAGFTGKIRSHSSSFRAVVIQGRPQVQVPGETDAMTLEPGSYFSSKGEAVHQVSSEAGEESIIYVRTQGKFNVIAAQPKM comes from the coding sequence ATGTTTCTATCAATCGCATTTGCAAGCATCGTAACCGCCTTCACCAGCATGCAGGCCGCATCCGACAGCACCGCTCCGAAACCAGCAGCCAAGCCAACTTTTGAGGTTGTCCTGACGTCCGATGTCAAGTGGACCCCGCTAAACCCCCTCCGCGGTGACAAGAGCCCGAAGGCCGGTACGCTTTGGGGCGATCCCGATCGCAAGTTCCCTGTGGCGACAGGCTTTCTCGTTCAGTTTGCGGACGGCTTCTCGTCACCACCTCATATTCACAACATTACCTACCGCGGCGTGGTTATTAGCGGCCTCGTTCACAACGATGATCCAAATGCCGCTAAGATGTGGATGCCCACTGGTTCTTTTTGGACGCAGCCGGCCGGGGAAGTACACATTACCGCTGCCAAGGGTCCTACCAATGTGGCGTACATAGAGATTGATAAAGGTCCGTATCTCGTCCTTCCGCCCAAGGAGGCATTTGATCGTAGAGAAAGACCAATCAACGTCGACGCATCGAACATCGTTTGGGTCGATCCGCCCGGAGCGCCAGCCTCTGCCAAAGGACCAAAGGTCGCCTTTCTTTGGGGCAAACCGCAGGACGGTCAGTTGAACGGGACCCTTGTCAAGCTACCGGCCGGATTTACTGGGAAGATACGCAGCCACAGCTCAAGCTTCCGTGCTGTAGTGATCCAGGGTCGACCGCAGGTCCAGGTGCCGGGCGAGACCGACGCCATGACTCTGGAGCCGGGCAGTTATTTCAGCTCGAAGGGCGAGGCGGTGCATCAGGTCTCATCAGAAGCGGGAGAGGAGAGCATCATTTATGTACGCACGCAGGGCAAGTTCAACGTCATTGCGGCCCAGCCCAAGATGTAA
- a CDS encoding SDR family NAD(P)-dependent oxidoreductase, translating into MQKTILVTGSTDGIGLETAMMLISLGHNVLLHGRSSAKLKEVEKTLSALPEGGRVESYVSDLSRMADVEAFAKAVTEKHAKFDVLINNAGVYRSAELVTQDGLDVRFAVNTIAPYLLTQRLLPLLGASGRVINVSSAAQSAVDPEALAGRGRLSDGAAYAQSKLALNMWSRSMALSLGDDGPAIIAVNPRSMLGSKMVKQAYGVAGGDLRIGADILCRAALSDDFAVASGQYFDNDIGQFASPHPDALNTQKCEAIVRSIEAVLAQITQADGNRIG; encoded by the coding sequence GTGCAAAAAACAATTCTTGTTACTGGTTCGACCGACGGCATCGGGTTGGAAACCGCCATGATGTTGATTTCGCTGGGCCACAACGTTTTGTTGCACGGGCGTAGCTCGGCAAAACTGAAGGAAGTGGAAAAAACGCTCTCAGCGCTGCCGGAAGGTGGACGAGTTGAAAGCTACGTGTCTGATTTATCGCGGATGGCCGATGTAGAGGCCTTTGCGAAGGCTGTCACTGAAAAGCACGCCAAATTCGACGTGCTCATCAACAACGCCGGTGTCTATCGCTCAGCCGAGCTCGTCACGCAGGACGGGCTTGATGTGCGGTTTGCGGTCAATACCATTGCACCCTATTTGTTGACGCAACGGCTTTTGCCACTGCTTGGAGCTTCCGGACGGGTCATCAATGTCTCCTCGGCGGCTCAGTCTGCGGTAGATCCGGAAGCGCTGGCCGGACGGGGCAGGCTGTCCGACGGTGCAGCTTATGCGCAAAGCAAACTGGCACTTAACATGTGGTCACGCAGCATGGCGCTTTCGTTGGGGGATGACGGCCCGGCGATCATTGCCGTGAATCCCAGGTCAATGCTTGGCAGCAAAATGGTCAAACAGGCTTATGGCGTGGCCGGCGGCGATCTCCGCATCGGCGCGGATATTCTCTGCCGCGCGGCTCTGTCAGATGATTTCGCAGTGGCTTCCGGCCAGTATTTTGACAATGACATCGGTCAGTTTGCCTCGCCCCATCCCGATGCACTGAACACACAAAAATGTGAAGCAATTGTTCGTAGTATCGAGGCGGTTCTGGCCCAAATAACACAAGCGGATGGAAACCGAATCGGATGA
- a CDS encoding zinc-binding alcohol dehydrogenase family protein, whose product MKAIVAKSGSDAQDAGAYKLEEQPVPEPGAQDLLVRVIAIGMNPVDTKVRQRSEKDGVLGWDVFGIVEKTGDGVTGFKAGDKVFYAGDITRPGCNSEYHLVDQRIAALAPEKLSPEDTAAMPLTSITAWEGLFDRLGFVPQAGANAGKSILIIGGAGGVGSIAIQLARWAGLKVFATASRAETIDWCKNLGADIILNHRNNLYEELKATGTDSVDAIFCTTQMERHWKAMAECIRPQGHIVLIDDPVNAVDITVFKFKSVAISWEFMYTRSMFQTDDISEQGKLLATVAGLLDEGTLVTTRQKTFTGLTPENIQAMHIKQESGTMMGKQVLVL is encoded by the coding sequence ATGAAAGCCATAGTTGCAAAAAGTGGCAGCGACGCCCAAGACGCCGGTGCTTATAAATTGGAAGAGCAGCCAGTACCAGAGCCGGGGGCACAGGATCTTCTGGTTCGCGTCATTGCCATCGGGATGAATCCAGTCGATACGAAAGTTCGCCAACGATCAGAAAAAGATGGCGTGCTTGGCTGGGATGTTTTTGGCATTGTCGAAAAAACCGGCGATGGTGTGACCGGATTTAAAGCGGGAGATAAGGTCTTTTATGCGGGCGATATTACCCGACCAGGGTGCAATAGCGAATACCATCTGGTGGATCAGCGCATAGCCGCGCTGGCGCCTGAGAAACTCTCACCCGAAGACACAGCGGCAATGCCGTTGACGTCGATAACGGCCTGGGAAGGGTTATTTGATCGCCTGGGTTTTGTCCCGCAAGCAGGGGCTAACGCCGGTAAAAGCATTCTGATAATCGGTGGTGCGGGAGGCGTTGGTTCCATAGCCATACAGTTAGCGCGCTGGGCTGGATTGAAAGTGTTTGCGACCGCATCAAGGGCGGAAACAATTGATTGGTGTAAAAATTTAGGTGCTGACATTATCCTGAACCACAGAAATAATCTCTATGAAGAGCTAAAGGCAACCGGAACCGATTCGGTTGACGCCATCTTTTGTACGACGCAAATGGAACGGCATTGGAAGGCGATGGCCGAATGCATCCGCCCTCAGGGTCATATCGTGCTTATCGATGACCCGGTCAATGCGGTGGACATCACCGTGTTTAAATTCAAAAGCGTCGCTATTTCCTGGGAATTTATGTACACCCGATCAATGTTCCAAACGGATGATATCTCCGAGCAGGGGAAATTGCTTGCGACTGTAGCCGGGTTGTTGGATGAAGGTACCCTTGTGACAACACGCCAGAAAACCTTCACGGGTTTGACACCTGAGAATATCCAGGCAATGCACATAAAGCAGGAGAGTGGAACCATGATGGGCAAACAGGTTCTGGTACTATAG
- a CDS encoding SpoIIE family protein phosphatase, protein MKNKKPDNRSKNEALKFSEALAKTILNSLSANIAILDKNGVIIETNAAWQNYATVNQMKGSNDSIGVNYLELCDATTGKEAKDAHNVATGIRSVIKGETKEFLYDYPCHGPDGRHFYYLRCIRVAEKQPIRVVVSHEDITALILAEEALRKRERERDRLRQSLELAREIQQILLPKDNPKIEGLDVAGKSIYCDETGGDYFDFVKFKEKHGQKLGVVVGDVAGHGISSALLMASVRSALRQRLALHGSISQIITDVNYQLAGDLADYGQFVTLFYMLVDPAKQTLEWVRAGHEPAIFYDPVTDDFIELQGSGMALGVNKSFKYEKNQKENFSRGSIVVIATDGVWEARNEKGQMFGRAAVYDVIRNSSDKNAHEIMETMISTINGFLNASNPEDDLTLVVLKAL, encoded by the coding sequence ATGAAAAATAAAAAACCTGATAACCGTTCAAAAAATGAGGCGCTTAAATTCTCAGAGGCCTTAGCAAAAACGATTTTAAATTCCCTTTCTGCTAATATCGCCATTTTGGATAAAAACGGCGTCATCATTGAAACCAATGCGGCATGGCAAAATTATGCGACGGTTAATCAAATGAAAGGATCCAATGATTCCATTGGTGTGAACTATCTGGAGCTGTGCGATGCGACCACCGGCAAAGAGGCCAAGGATGCGCATAATGTCGCCACTGGAATTCGGTCCGTCATCAAAGGAGAAACAAAAGAATTTTTATACGATTATCCCTGTCATGGACCGGATGGGCGCCATTTTTATTATTTAAGGTGCATTCGAGTGGCTGAAAAGCAACCCATTCGGGTCGTCGTAAGCCATGAAGATATCACTGCCTTGATACTGGCTGAAGAAGCATTGCGGAAAAGAGAGCGAGAGCGGGATCGACTGCGCCAATCGCTGGAATTAGCCCGAGAGATTCAGCAAATACTTTTGCCAAAAGATAATCCTAAAATCGAAGGATTGGATGTCGCCGGCAAAAGTATATATTGTGATGAGACGGGGGGCGATTATTTTGATTTCGTTAAGTTTAAAGAAAAACACGGTCAAAAATTAGGCGTAGTAGTGGGAGATGTTGCCGGACACGGCATCTCATCAGCCTTGCTGATGGCAAGTGTCCGATCTGCGCTCCGCCAACGACTTGCTTTGCACGGGTCTATTTCGCAGATTATTACCGATGTAAACTACCAATTGGCTGGAGATCTTGCAGATTATGGCCAATTTGTCACCCTGTTTTATATGCTCGTAGATCCGGCAAAACAGACACTTGAATGGGTGCGTGCCGGACACGAGCCGGCTATCTTTTATGACCCGGTAACTGACGATTTTATTGAGCTTCAAGGCTCCGGTATGGCTTTAGGTGTGAACAAGAGCTTTAAATATGAGAAAAATCAGAAGGAAAACTTTTCAAGAGGAAGTATCGTCGTCATCGCTACTGATGGCGTTTGGGAGGCCAGGAATGAAAAAGGCCAGATGTTTGGTCGAGCAGCTGTTTACGATGTCATTCGAAATAGTTCCGACAAGAACGCTCATGAGATCATGGAGACGATGATCAGCACGATTAATGGATTTTTAAATGCATCCAATCCTGAAGACGATTTGACCCTTGTCGTTTTGAAGGCGCTTTAG